A single window of Magnetococcus marinus MC-1 DNA harbors:
- a CDS encoding HU family DNA-binding protein: MTKSELILAVAEQNTLHKQSAVMVVDMVFNELGKALAKGERVELRGFGVFEPRARKPRTAKNPKTGEKVNVEPKTAVHFKPGLDMRKRVDY, encoded by the coding sequence ATGACTAAATCTGAACTCATTTTGGCAGTAGCTGAGCAAAACACTTTGCACAAGCAATCCGCAGTTATGGTCGTCGACATGGTTTTCAATGAACTTGGTAAGGCATTAGCCAAAGGGGAAAGAGTTGAGCTTCGAGGCTTTGGCGTATTTGAGCCAAGAGCCAGAAAGCCCCGCACTGCTAAAAACCCAAAGACAGGTGAAAAAGTGAATGTAGAGCCCAAAACAGCCGTGCACTTCAAGCCTGGGCTGGATATGCGCAAGCGCGTTGACTACTGA
- a CDS encoding D-Ala-D-Ala carboxypeptidase family metallohydrolase, with protein sequence MSEQHWPHFSHAELQCHCGCGRSVMDERFMARLEELRMAYGKPIIVNSAYRCPNHNASVSTTGSNGPHTTGRAVDVQVSGEDAHTLMALAMHHGFTGIGVSQRGQHKSRFIHLDTLDAAPGQPRPTIWSY encoded by the coding sequence ATGTCTGAACAGCATTGGCCACATTTCTCCCATGCTGAACTGCAATGCCATTGTGGCTGTGGCCGGTCGGTGATGGACGAGCGTTTCATGGCTCGGCTTGAAGAACTCCGCATGGCCTATGGCAAACCCATTATCGTCAACAGCGCATACCGCTGCCCCAACCACAACGCATCTGTATCCACAACCGGATCCAATGGACCTCACACCACCGGCAGGGCTGTAGACGTACAGGTCTCCGGTGAAGATGCCCATACCCTGATGGCGTTGGCCATGCACCATGGGTTTACCGGCATCGGGGTTAGCCAGAGAGGCCAGCACAAGTCCCGTTTCATCCACCTGGACACCCTGGATGCAGCACCTGGTCAGCCTCGGCCAACAATTTGGTCGTACTGA
- a CDS encoding DUF6362 family protein produces the protein MREQKWDAPAVAKRLEEAAFTMKRLPVKGLKPEEVRSAWPEVIHEFYDAYGWGTAEARLGPPSPSAIDRLDEVMGWLEWLEPDHRRLVWYRAERVPWKLLMRRFGRARSTLAAHWKSAIFQVVAVLNQGKRVRTF, from the coding sequence ATGCGTGAGCAGAAATGGGATGCTCCAGCTGTAGCAAAACGGTTAGAAGAGGCAGCGTTCACGATGAAGCGGTTGCCTGTGAAGGGACTCAAGCCTGAGGAGGTTCGTTCTGCTTGGCCGGAGGTGATCCATGAATTTTACGATGCCTACGGCTGGGGTACGGCAGAGGCTAGGCTGGGACCACCTTCCCCATCTGCCATCGACCGCCTTGATGAGGTGATGGGGTGGTTGGAATGGCTTGAGCCGGATCATCGGCGCTTGGTTTGGTACCGTGCCGAAAGGGTGCCTTGGAAATTGCTCATGCGGCGATTTGGTCGCGCCAGATCAACGCTTGCAGCACATTGGAAGTCAGCCATTTTCCAAGTCGTGGCTGTGCTTAACCAAGGAAAACGTGTCCGGACGTTTTAG
- a CDS encoding crossover junction endodeoxyribonuclease RuvC: MATQSLPHRGADENRAVLALDLGTQMGWALRHPDGTITSGTVSFKLGRFEGGGMQWVRFKAWLDEMHFTSDVGQILFEEVRRHIGTTAAHVYGGFLAHLTAWAEHHEVPYMGVPVGSIKKSAAGKGNASKEQVIHAMKRLGHNPADDNESDALALLHCVLGQGGAR, translated from the coding sequence ATGGCTACTCAGAGTTTGCCCCATCGGGGCGCAGATGAAAACAGGGCAGTGTTGGCCCTGGATCTTGGTACCCAGATGGGATGGGCACTGCGCCACCCAGATGGGACCATCACCAGCGGCACGGTGTCGTTCAAGCTGGGCCGGTTTGAAGGGGGTGGTATGCAGTGGGTCAGGTTCAAAGCCTGGCTGGATGAGATGCACTTCACCAGCGATGTAGGACAGATCCTGTTTGAGGAAGTACGCAGGCATATCGGAACGACAGCAGCCCATGTGTATGGCGGGTTCCTGGCCCACCTCACCGCCTGGGCAGAGCACCACGAGGTGCCCTACATGGGGGTGCCCGTGGGCAGCATCAAAAAATCAGCTGCCGGTAAAGGCAACGCCAGCAAGGAGCAGGTGATTCACGCCATGAAGCGTCTGGGGCACAATCCAGCCGATGACAACGAGAGTGACGCACTTGCCCTGCTGCACTGCGTGCTAGGGCAGGGAGGCGCGCGATGA
- a CDS encoding AAA family ATPase, whose protein sequence is MNNWTPYLDFNDAGGQQEFSSVAEQHHEKEEIKARLQSQIESVLYHLLPAGKVRHGQFFIGDVEGNPGESMKVELTGEKAGVWYDHAAGSGGDILDLWARSRGMDTRTQFRDVMDDVRGWLGESVRLPPVSMQPTQRREPPMDELGPHTGKWDYFDTNGQLLVCVYRYDPPGRRKEFRPLDVRTGKWQSPAVTPLYNLPGIMQAAEVVLVEGEKSAQALIDAGIPATTSLGSKGQINRADWSILQGKRVIIWPDRDKAGWEYAQLASQAARNAGVREVSILTPPEGKSEKWDAADAVAEGMDVRAFIHHALRQEPKGRKRRIRLMDWTLDRYEGPPPHREWLIEGVLPLGVPGMFAAIGGAGKSMLLMDLAAKVALSESGNPIPLEALGGPIVPATGTAVMLTAEDDHAEVHRRLFEVLPGRPNPKRLIIVPMPNAGGTLPLISMSREGPILSEEFHDIREELLEIPNLRLVVIDPLQNFAGGDVNSDPAAGALFFSGLGRIAAETGATVLATHHFKKNSGKTIGTAAEAREAIRGTTALVDSGRWSYALWEVEDSEAKKVCKLIGQRFQRESVYRGAVVKSNWPTDKTVRIYARNPNSGLLSDRTMDLERLGSKQPELMDLLVTAVGNAASGGQPYTKTGGNGLYERRSELPDDLRSVGRDRLVHMTDLLLQLGKIVLCVAGDSKLKKYLDVPDGEFAVGVGQFQVGAGSQSHSIQGGE, encoded by the coding sequence ATGAATAATTGGACTCCATATCTCGATTTCAATGATGCGGGTGGACAGCAGGAGTTTTCCTCTGTTGCAGAACAGCATCATGAAAAGGAGGAGATAAAAGCACGTTTGCAGAGCCAGATTGAGTCGGTGCTGTATCACCTTTTGCCTGCCGGGAAGGTTCGTCATGGGCAGTTCTTCATCGGAGATGTGGAGGGCAACCCCGGTGAGAGCATGAAGGTTGAGCTGACGGGAGAAAAGGCCGGGGTCTGGTATGACCATGCTGCGGGTTCGGGTGGCGACATCCTGGACCTGTGGGCCCGGTCACGAGGCATGGACACCCGCACCCAGTTCCGTGACGTCATGGATGATGTGCGCGGCTGGCTGGGAGAGTCCGTGAGATTACCACCTGTATCGATGCAACCCACTCAACGGCGTGAACCCCCCATGGATGAGTTGGGGCCCCATACCGGTAAGTGGGACTATTTCGATACCAATGGCCAACTACTGGTCTGTGTCTACCGTTACGATCCTCCGGGCCGCCGAAAGGAGTTTCGGCCCCTGGATGTGCGCACCGGCAAGTGGCAGTCGCCAGCGGTGACGCCCCTCTACAACCTACCTGGAATCATGCAAGCCGCTGAGGTGGTGCTGGTCGAAGGGGAAAAGAGCGCCCAGGCGCTCATCGATGCGGGAATCCCGGCGACCACATCTCTAGGCTCCAAAGGGCAGATCAACCGCGCTGATTGGAGCATTCTCCAGGGTAAACGGGTAATCATCTGGCCCGACCGAGACAAGGCAGGATGGGAGTACGCCCAATTGGCATCACAGGCAGCCAGAAACGCGGGCGTTCGGGAAGTGTCCATTCTCACACCGCCAGAGGGAAAATCTGAAAAATGGGATGCTGCTGATGCCGTGGCTGAGGGGATGGATGTGCGTGCGTTTATACACCACGCACTTCGACAGGAGCCAAAAGGTAGAAAACGTCGCATCCGATTGATGGATTGGACGCTGGATCGCTATGAGGGGCCACCCCCTCATCGTGAATGGCTGATAGAAGGCGTTCTGCCACTGGGGGTGCCCGGTATGTTTGCAGCCATTGGTGGCGCAGGGAAAAGCATGCTGTTAATGGATCTGGCTGCCAAAGTGGCGCTTTCCGAAAGTGGAAACCCCATCCCGCTGGAAGCGCTTGGTGGTCCGATAGTGCCTGCAACCGGCACCGCTGTCATGCTAACCGCAGAGGATGATCACGCAGAGGTGCATAGACGTCTCTTTGAGGTGTTACCAGGACGGCCCAATCCCAAACGGCTGATTATTGTGCCCATGCCCAATGCGGGCGGTACGTTGCCGCTGATAAGCATGAGTCGTGAGGGACCAATCCTGTCGGAAGAGTTTCATGACATTAGGGAGGAGCTTTTGGAGATCCCCAACCTCCGGCTGGTGGTCATTGATCCGCTGCAGAACTTTGCAGGGGGTGATGTTAACAGTGACCCCGCCGCTGGGGCGCTCTTCTTTTCTGGTTTGGGACGTATCGCTGCCGAGACCGGTGCTACCGTACTGGCAACACACCATTTCAAGAAAAACAGTGGTAAGACCATCGGAACTGCTGCAGAGGCGCGAGAGGCCATTCGTGGCACCACGGCGCTTGTCGATAGCGGTCGGTGGTCCTATGCCCTCTGGGAGGTTGAGGATTCTGAAGCCAAAAAGGTTTGTAAACTGATTGGCCAGCGCTTTCAGAGAGAGAGTGTCTACCGAGGCGCTGTTGTAAAGAGCAACTGGCCTACAGACAAGACGGTACGGATCTATGCCCGTAATCCCAACAGTGGGCTCTTGTCTGACCGGACGATGGATCTTGAGCGACTGGGATCAAAGCAGCCTGAGCTGATGGATCTATTGGTTACAGCCGTGGGAAACGCTGCATCTGGTGGGCAGCCATATACCAAAACAGGGGGCAACGGGCTCTACGAACGGCGCTCAGAGTTGCCAGATGATCTGCGCAGCGTCGGAAGAGACAGGTTGGTGCATATGACTGACCTGCTACTACAGCTGGGGAAAATTGTTCTCTGCGTTGCTGGGGACAGCAAATTGAAAAAATACCTGGATGTTCCCGATGGTGAATTTGCTGTTGGCGTCGGCCAATTTCAGGTCGGTGCGGGCTCCCAGAGTCACAGCATACAGGGGGGTGAATAG
- a CDS encoding PD-(D/E)XK nuclease family protein, translating to MTMLDYNHNGGEFASSINHLIDVALEEENRQQTPRTYLGASRLGVACERALQFEYAHAPKDTGKDFDGQLLRIFAAGHLFEDMAIRWLRMAGFELFTTKGNRPNGEQFGFEAAGGRIQGHVDGIIVSGPNSISMGYPCLWECKSLNNKSWNDTVKRGVALSKPVYAAQVAIYQAYMEPQVGGISANPALFTAINKDTSEIHHELVPFDASLAQRMSDRAVRIIKATEAHELLPRISRESTHFQCRMCSWADRCWSLSA from the coding sequence ATGACCATGTTGGATTATAACCACAATGGAGGAGAGTTCGCCTCTTCCATCAATCACCTGATCGATGTCGCTCTGGAAGAGGAAAACCGCCAACAGACGCCTCGCACCTACCTGGGCGCATCCCGTTTAGGAGTGGCTTGTGAACGGGCGCTGCAGTTTGAGTACGCCCATGCTCCCAAGGATACGGGGAAGGATTTTGATGGGCAGCTCCTGCGCATTTTCGCCGCTGGACACCTGTTTGAGGATATGGCGATTCGCTGGCTGCGCATGGCTGGATTCGAGCTCTTCACCACCAAGGGTAATCGCCCTAATGGCGAGCAGTTCGGCTTCGAAGCTGCTGGCGGTCGGATTCAGGGCCATGTAGATGGGATCATCGTATCTGGCCCAAACAGCATCAGCATGGGTTACCCCTGTCTATGGGAGTGCAAGTCCCTCAACAATAAATCCTGGAATGACACCGTAAAGCGCGGGGTGGCCCTCTCCAAGCCGGTATACGCAGCCCAGGTCGCCATCTATCAGGCATATATGGAGCCCCAGGTAGGGGGCATCTCGGCCAACCCGGCGCTGTTCACCGCCATCAACAAGGATACGTCCGAAATCCATCACGAACTGGTCCCATTTGACGCTTCCCTGGCCCAAAGGATGTCCGACCGGGCGGTGCGGATCATCAAAGCTACAGAGGCCCATGAGCTACTACCCCGGATTAGCCGGGAGTCGACACATTTCCAGTGCCGTATGTGTAGCTGGGCAGATCGCTGCTGGAGTCTATCAGCATGA
- a CDS encoding ORF6N domain-containing protein, which translates to MNTHNHNAMISIGNSEFPIVEYQGRRVITLAMVDQIHQRPVGTASRNFGANRERFLDREDFYLVDFSKKDEFRSFDIEIPTRGLTLLTESGYLMLVKSFTDDLAWKVQRELVNRYFRTAPTSTAHQLYLMAKANWEQEQRVNQLAQFQHNQQQQLDAIAQRQSDMDGDTGYMTALAYCRKESIPAPLAYAKQLGIKASEMCRNLAIRMGQVPDERWGSVNSYPIEILRECHQGMKGA; encoded by the coding sequence ATGAACACGCATAACCACAACGCGATGATCAGCATCGGAAATAGTGAGTTTCCCATCGTTGAGTATCAAGGAAGGCGGGTCATCACCCTAGCTATGGTAGATCAGATTCACCAGCGCCCAGTGGGGACCGCGTCCAGAAACTTCGGCGCAAATCGAGAACGCTTCCTAGACAGAGAAGACTTCTACCTTGTTGATTTCTCTAAAAAAGACGAATTTCGTTCCTTTGATATTGAGATCCCCACACGGGGGCTGACCCTCTTGACCGAGTCTGGCTATCTCATGTTGGTGAAATCCTTCACCGACGATCTGGCCTGGAAGGTTCAGAGAGAGCTGGTCAATCGCTACTTCCGAACTGCACCCACCTCCACGGCCCATCAGCTTTATCTGATGGCCAAGGCCAACTGGGAACAGGAACAGAGGGTAAACCAACTAGCCCAGTTTCAGCACAACCAACAACAGCAGTTGGATGCCATTGCCCAACGCCAATCAGACATGGACGGCGATACCGGGTATATGACCGCATTGGCCTATTGCCGCAAAGAGAGTATCCCTGCACCTCTCGCTTATGCCAAGCAACTGGGCATAAAGGCATCTGAGATGTGTCGAAACCTCGCCATTCGTATGGGACAGGTCCCCGATGAGCGCTGGGGGTCGGTCAATAGTTATCCCATAGAGATCCTCCGTGAATGCCACCAGGGTATGAAAGGGGCATGA
- a CDS encoding DUF6511 domain-containing protein, producing MATAWTRRKSTWHDPDWGWIKLPPGLRTRRVGLAALNRKERSLFQRHLKRHSSHVLIWLLRKVRAVPEDLILEVHNMVDATELEKAAMAAALPSLGEYVASIGMQRPLAEYSKEEVLTMVEVIITAYQEYMASAKPDEIPF from the coding sequence ATGGCCACAGCATGGACACGCCGGAAGAGCACTTGGCACGACCCGGATTGGGGATGGATCAAGTTGCCGCCTGGGTTGCGCACCCGCCGGGTTGGGCTGGCAGCCTTGAACCGTAAGGAGCGGTCACTCTTTCAGCGTCATTTAAAACGTCACTCCTCACACGTTCTGATCTGGCTGTTACGCAAAGTCAGGGCCGTGCCAGAGGATCTGATTTTGGAGGTTCACAACATGGTGGATGCCACTGAGCTGGAAAAAGCTGCCATGGCCGCCGCACTCCCCTCTCTTGGGGAGTATGTGGCCAGCATTGGTATGCAACGCCCTTTGGCGGAGTACAGCAAAGAGGAAGTGCTCACGATGGTGGAGGTGATTATCACTGCCTATCAGGAGTACATGGCCAGCGCCAAGCCGGATGAGATTCCGTTTTAG
- a CDS encoding DEAD/DEAH box helicase translates to MRLRPRQKQFVERSVAALHEHGNTLGVAPTGAGKTVMLSAVVGNMISDSGEKACVLAHRDELTRQNVMKFTKVNPGLSTSVVDARGKSWRGRATFAMVPTLARQKNLDAMPELGLLVIDEAHHAAANSYRRIIDTALDRNPDCCIYGLTATPNRGDKKALRPIFSNVADQVRLGELIQSGHLVKPRTFVVDVGTQDALKSVRKTADDFDMAEVSQIMNKAPVTEAVIKHWKEKAGTRKTIVFCSTVDHAQNVTDAFNNADVEAVMVHGELSTGERKAALARFEKGSAMVVVNVAVLTEGYDHPPTSCVVLLRPSSYKSTMIQMVGRGLRTVDPALFPGLVKTDCIVLDFGTSSILHGSLEQDVNLDGKEILGAAPTKECPECQAIVPLAVRECSLCGYVWESEVTGEGPESITDFIMSEVDLLKRSSFRWVDLFGDDAAMVANGFHAWGGIFFLNGNWHAVGGAKGQPTKLLSIGERTICLAAADDWLNESETDESAHKTKSWLNQPPTDKQLQYLPQAMRMDMGLTRYHASALLTFRFNKAAIRSLIFEADRQALAEVA, encoded by the coding sequence ATGCGTTTACGACCAAGGCAGAAACAGTTCGTGGAGCGGTCAGTGGCCGCTCTCCACGAACATGGGAACACTCTGGGGGTTGCTCCTACCGGCGCAGGCAAGACGGTAATGCTCTCCGCTGTAGTGGGCAACATGATATCCGACTCTGGGGAGAAGGCATGTGTTCTTGCGCATCGGGATGAGCTAACCCGACAGAATGTGATGAAGTTCACCAAGGTTAATCCTGGGCTCTCTACCTCTGTGGTAGATGCCCGTGGCAAATCGTGGCGCGGTCGCGCCACCTTTGCCATGGTGCCCACTCTTGCGCGGCAGAAGAATCTGGATGCCATGCCTGAGCTTGGCTTGTTGGTCATTGACGAGGCGCACCACGCCGCCGCCAACAGCTACCGGCGCATCATTGATACCGCTCTGGATCGTAATCCGGATTGCTGCATTTACGGTCTAACTGCCACCCCCAATCGTGGTGATAAAAAGGCGCTACGCCCCATCTTCAGCAATGTCGCGGACCAAGTGCGGCTTGGCGAATTGATCCAGTCTGGCCATCTGGTTAAACCCCGTACATTCGTTGTTGATGTAGGCACTCAGGATGCGTTGAAAAGCGTACGGAAGACAGCAGACGACTTTGATATGGCCGAGGTGTCCCAGATCATGAACAAAGCCCCGGTCACCGAGGCTGTCATCAAACATTGGAAAGAGAAAGCGGGCACCAGAAAGACCATCGTCTTCTGCTCCACCGTGGATCATGCCCAGAACGTTACAGATGCTTTCAACAATGCGGATGTGGAAGCGGTGATGGTCCATGGAGAACTCTCCACAGGAGAGCGCAAAGCTGCCTTGGCTCGGTTTGAAAAGGGCTCAGCCATGGTAGTGGTCAACGTGGCTGTGTTGACTGAGGGCTACGATCATCCACCTACATCCTGTGTAGTTCTACTTCGGCCAAGTTCGTACAAATCCACCATGATCCAGATGGTGGGACGCGGGCTGCGCACCGTAGATCCTGCCCTGTTTCCTGGGCTGGTTAAGACCGACTGTATTGTTCTGGATTTCGGCACTTCATCCATCCTCCACGGCTCCTTGGAGCAGGACGTTAACCTGGATGGAAAGGAGATCCTGGGAGCGGCTCCCACCAAGGAGTGCCCCGAGTGCCAGGCCATCGTGCCTTTGGCAGTCAGGGAGTGCTCTCTTTGTGGGTATGTGTGGGAATCGGAAGTTACTGGAGAAGGGCCGGAATCCATCACCGACTTCATCATGTCCGAGGTGGACCTGCTCAAACGCTCCAGTTTCCGCTGGGTTGACCTGTTCGGAGATGACGCCGCCATGGTGGCCAACGGCTTCCACGCCTGGGGTGGGATCTTCTTCCTCAATGGCAACTGGCACGCTGTGGGTGGAGCCAAGGGCCAGCCGACTAAGCTGCTCTCCATAGGTGAACGTACCATCTGTCTTGCTGCAGCCGATGACTGGCTCAATGAGAGCGAAACCGATGAGTCGGCACATAAAACCAAATCCTGGCTCAACCAACCCCCAACGGATAAGCAGCTTCAATATCTGCCGCAGGCAATGCGTATGGATATGGGGCTGACCCGTTACCACGCATCAGCGCTGCTGACCTTCCGCTTCAATAAAGCTGCTATTCGCAGTTTGATCTTTGAAGCTGACCGGCAGGCGCTGGCGGAGGTGGCGTGA
- a CDS encoding ATP-binding protein, whose amino-acid sequence MSGLPIISADQRMAEQRGIKGVILGPSGIGKTSLLWSVDPNSTLFFDLEAGDLAVEGWPGDTIRPRTWDECRNFAVFIGGPNPALRDDQHYSQAHYNAVLQKYGDPGVMAKYQSIFVDSITVAGRLCFQWCKGQPQAFSEKTGKPDLRGAYGLHGQEMIAWITHLQHTRGKNVWFVGILDEKTDDFNRRYYTPQIEGSKTGLELPGIVDQVISMVEVKPEEGPSYRAFICQTLNPWGYPAKDRSGRLTMVEEPHLGRLMEKIHQPGKPAAERLSFERPEKVTEAAPATGAPVDMAMNTGA is encoded by the coding sequence ATGAGCGGCCTCCCCATCATTAGCGCCGACCAGCGCATGGCGGAGCAACGGGGCATCAAGGGGGTAATTCTGGGCCCCAGCGGCATCGGCAAGACATCGCTGCTGTGGTCCGTCGACCCTAATTCCACCCTGTTCTTCGACCTGGAGGCCGGAGACCTGGCCGTGGAGGGGTGGCCCGGGGATACCATCCGCCCACGCACCTGGGACGAGTGCCGCAACTTTGCAGTGTTCATTGGCGGCCCCAACCCTGCGCTGAGGGATGATCAGCACTACAGTCAGGCGCACTACAACGCTGTTTTACAGAAGTATGGCGACCCCGGGGTCATGGCCAAGTACCAGAGCATTTTCGTGGACAGCATCACCGTGGCTGGGCGGCTCTGCTTCCAATGGTGCAAGGGACAGCCCCAGGCGTTCTCGGAGAAAACCGGAAAACCAGATTTGCGGGGCGCTTACGGGCTGCACGGCCAGGAGATGATCGCCTGGATCACCCACCTCCAGCATACCCGGGGCAAGAACGTCTGGTTCGTCGGCATCCTTGATGAGAAGACCGACGACTTCAATCGGCGTTACTACACCCCGCAGATTGAAGGATCAAAAACCGGTCTGGAACTGCCCGGTATTGTAGATCAGGTGATCAGCATGGTGGAGGTCAAACCCGAGGAGGGTCCGTCTTATCGAGCCTTCATCTGCCAGACACTCAATCCATGGGGATACCCGGCTAAAGACAGAAGTGGTCGCCTCACCATGGTGGAGGAGCCCCATCTGGGTCGCCTCATGGAGAAAATACATCAACCCGGCAAACCGGCAGCGGAAAGGCTTAGCTTCGAACGCCCTGAGAAAGTGACCGAAGCCGCCCCCGCCACCGGCGCCCCCGTCGACATGGCAATGAACACAGGAGCATGA
- a CDS encoding helix-turn-helix domain-containing protein — translation MYIPCNQNQPIQLISPKQAASMLGIEVTTLSNWRVSKRYPLSYVRIGRKIMYRLQDVEQFIQSRAVNVQGHSSAFGASA, via the coding sequence ATGTACATACCCTGTAACCAAAACCAGCCCATTCAATTGATCTCACCCAAACAGGCTGCCTCGATGCTGGGTATTGAGGTGACCACACTTTCCAACTGGCGCGTCTCCAAACGCTACCCTCTCTCATATGTTCGTATCGGTCGCAAGATTATGTACCGCCTGCAGGACGTTGAGCAGTTCATACAGTCCCGTGCGGTCAATGTTCAAGGCCACAGCTCGGCGTTTGGCGCAAGTGCATGA
- a CDS encoding XRE family transcriptional regulator — protein sequence MDTLGHRLKDARLALGLSQKKLADKAGVSQGLIHKLETGFYEGTGQIVPIAGALDVRPEWLHSGEQPRRWGNPQYKDLRENSSHSSADGSAPSGHTTSEGYALIPIYSVHASAGLGEEVIQEDVLDHLAFQTSWLSQKGLDPCKLGVIQTQGDSMYPTFDDGDVLLLDMGQREVVDGKVFVLRSEEYLYVKRLQILPGRILIVSDNPKYQSVQVTREERELWKIVGRVVWVGREI from the coding sequence ATGGATACCTTAGGACACAGACTGAAAGATGCTCGGCTCGCGTTAGGCCTGTCCCAGAAAAAACTGGCGGATAAGGCAGGCGTGAGCCAGGGCCTCATTCATAAACTTGAGACCGGCTTCTATGAAGGCACCGGCCAGATTGTGCCTATTGCCGGGGCTCTTGATGTGCGCCCTGAGTGGCTTCACAGCGGCGAGCAACCCCGTCGTTGGGGCAACCCCCAATATAAAGATCTCAGGGAAAACAGTAGCCACTCAAGCGCAGATGGCAGCGCGCCCTCAGGACACACCACATCCGAGGGGTATGCCCTCATCCCGATCTACTCCGTGCATGCCAGTGCAGGACTGGGCGAAGAGGTGATTCAGGAAGATGTACTGGACCACCTGGCGTTCCAAACCTCCTGGTTAAGCCAGAAGGGGCTTGATCCCTGTAAGCTGGGTGTTATCCAAACCCAAGGAGATAGCATGTACCCCACCTTTGATGATGGGGATGTGCTTCTACTGGATATGGGACAGCGTGAGGTGGTAGATGGCAAGGTATTCGTCCTACGCTCTGAAGAGTATCTGTACGTCAAACGCCTTCAAATCCTACCAGGACGCATTCTGATCGTTAGTGACAACCCCAAATACCAATCCGTCCAGGTTACCCGTGAAGAGCGGGAACTTTGGAAGATTGTCGGCAGAGTCGTTTGGGTCGGGCGGGAAATCTGA